The following coding sequences lie in one Methanohalophilus levihalophilus genomic window:
- a CDS encoding TRM11 family SAM-dependent methyltransferase, whose product MLYAFELSGDHEEIAAAEVFACLETEGIHPENHILFDHCIVVDIAGDESQIENALKTVASRIAMCHHILKVIAITENDPGSIRKAAGDSDISTHINPGQTFVVRARRVKHNTDINCAQLEGRIGGAIFAKGFRADLKNADVTFRIVMSEKAIFGSIIASVDRKAFHDRAPHKKPFFYPGVLMPITGRAIVNLTGVQAGMKLLDPFCGTAGVLTEAGLLGVEVVGVEVRYNIIQGAKLNLEWFSSDFALVQGDASRLPFTDNSFDAIVTDPPYGRSAMIKAESLEKLYRESFREMFRVLKKGKKAVIVSEIPAAEIAREAGFTVLSEYQQRVHRSLTRNIVVLQK is encoded by the coding sequence ATGCTTTACGCTTTTGAACTCTCAGGCGATCATGAAGAGATCGCTGCGGCCGAAGTATTTGCCTGTCTGGAAACCGAAGGTATACATCCGGAAAACCACATTTTATTTGATCATTGTATTGTGGTTGATATTGCCGGTGATGAATCCCAAATAGAAAACGCTCTCAAAACAGTTGCCAGCAGGATTGCGATGTGCCACCATATCCTGAAAGTGATTGCAATAACTGAAAACGATCCCGGCTCCATACGCAAAGCAGCCGGAGACAGTGATATTTCAACTCATATTAATCCCGGACAGACCTTTGTGGTTCGTGCAAGGAGAGTAAAACATAATACCGACATCAATTGCGCACAACTGGAAGGCCGCATTGGAGGAGCCATTTTCGCAAAAGGTTTCCGGGCAGATCTCAAGAATGCGGATGTTACTTTCAGGATAGTGATGAGTGAGAAGGCCATATTCGGTTCAATAATCGCTTCAGTTGACAGGAAAGCCTTCCATGACCGCGCTCCCCACAAAAAACCGTTCTTTTATCCAGGCGTCCTGATGCCCATCACAGGAAGGGCTATTGTAAACCTGACCGGTGTCCAGGCAGGCATGAAATTACTCGACCCTTTCTGCGGAACTGCCGGTGTGCTTACAGAAGCCGGATTGCTGGGAGTTGAAGTGGTTGGTGTTGAAGTGCGCTACAATATAATTCAGGGAGCAAAACTCAACCTTGAATGGTTCAGTTCCGATTTCGCGCTGGTACAGGGTGATGCTTCCCGTCTTCCATTTACCGATAATTCATTTGATGCAATCGTCACAGATCCGCCTTACGGGCGCTCAGCGATGATAAAAGCAGAATCCCTGGAAAAATTGTACCGTGAATCATTCAGGGAAATGTTCAGAGTGCTCAAAAAAGGCAAAAAAGCTGTCATTGTTTCCGAAATTCCCGCTGCTGAAATTGCACGG
- a CDS encoding YunC family protein, translating into MIIEQIKIGDKTAVGLQWKMENAALLVIKADKGFVMCGYLNIETANKLGDVAAVVSGVSTFDDVLEAPLKAVSKNAQKLGISEGITGREALELMY; encoded by the coding sequence ATGATCATCGAGCAAATAAAGATCGGAGACAAGACTGCAGTTGGTCTCCAATGGAAAATGGAAAATGCAGCCCTGCTGGTTATCAAAGCGGATAAGGGCTTTGTTATGTGTGGATACCTGAACATCGAAACTGCCAACAAATTGGGAGATGTAGCAGCTGTTGTGAGTGGAGTTAGCACCTTTGATGATGTTTTGGAAGCACCACTAAAAGCAGTAAGCAAAAATGCGCAAAAACTCGGGATTAGCGAGGGAATTACCGGAAGAGAAGCCCTTGAATTGATGTACTGA
- the map gene encoding type II methionyl aminopeptidase, which produces MADKLQELEEILVNYLTAGEILSTVRKEAKEKIKVGARLLDVAEFVEQRTIELGGKPAFPCNISRNEEAAHATPRTGDEDVFEKDMVKLDLGVHVEGYIADAAVTVDLSGNPDLVKASENALAAAIDTVKAGVNTAEIGAVIEETIRGYGFKPITNLTGHGVSRYLAHTPPSIPNRHVGHGVELEQGQMIAIEPFATDGAGKISEGALTEIFQIVQNKPIRMPAARKLLKELQEYKTLPFAKRWLTSPKLDLSLMQLERAGLITSYPVLKEVGGGLVSQAEHTVVVTEDGCEIITT; this is translated from the coding sequence ATGGCAGACAAACTTCAGGAACTGGAAGAAATTCTCGTTAACTACCTGACCGCAGGTGAGATACTTTCAACGGTGAGGAAAGAAGCAAAAGAGAAAATCAAAGTGGGAGCACGTCTGCTTGACGTTGCGGAGTTTGTCGAGCAAAGAACTATAGAACTGGGCGGTAAACCAGCCTTTCCCTGCAATATTTCACGCAATGAAGAAGCTGCTCATGCCACACCCAGAACTGGAGATGAAGACGTCTTCGAGAAAGATATGGTGAAACTCGATCTGGGAGTCCATGTTGAGGGATATATCGCAGATGCAGCCGTTACAGTTGATCTTTCAGGAAATCCGGATCTTGTTAAAGCTTCAGAAAATGCACTTGCAGCAGCCATTGATACGGTGAAGGCGGGCGTAAATACCGCTGAAATAGGCGCGGTTATCGAAGAGACAATTCGAGGATATGGATTCAAGCCCATTACCAACCTTACAGGCCACGGTGTCTCCCGCTATCTCGCGCATACACCTCCAAGTATTCCAAACAGGCATGTTGGACATGGTGTTGAGCTTGAACAAGGGCAAATGATAGCGATAGAACCTTTTGCAACAGACGGTGCCGGTAAGATTTCGGAAGGGGCGCTTACGGAAATATTCCAGATCGTCCAGAACAAGCCAATACGTATGCCTGCAGCCCGAAAATTGTTGAAGGAATTGCAGGAATACAAGACATTGCCTTTTGCAAAACGCTGGCTCACTTCACCCAAACTTGATCTATCTCTTATGCAGCTCGAAAGGGCGGGTTTGATAACTTCTTATCCGGTTCTCAAGGAAGTAGGCGGAGGACTTGTGTCCCAGGCCGAGCACACAGTAGTTGTCACAGAAGACGGCTGTGAAATAATAACAACCTGA
- a CDS encoding M24 family metallopeptidase: protein MPHFDKNTNILETLLRERADTYLIIGNSSDADLYYATEFLAADPFSYMQTKQSKELLLVSSMELGRARNESRITNILTLEDCDFRKKVKETGDSSRAYAECLAGILQNEGVRTICVPYDFPYYTAQVLKENGFSIISTKSPFKTIRAVKAKEEVSLVRGVQKACEKAMENAIDLIRNAEIRDDVLYSDDKALTSETVRYEIEKTLLEYGCEADSTIVAGGEGSSNPHWAGEGKLSANDPIVIDIFPRHKVHRYHADMTRTVLKGEASEKLVSMYEAVKAAQEAAFKVLKSGVLASEVHTAVCDEFRKRGYNVGTTEGFMHSTGHGVGIEIHELPAVSTLDVTLEAGNIITIEPGLYYPEIGGIRLEDMVVVTENGYENLTNFPKEFVL from the coding sequence ATGCCACACTTTGACAAAAATACCAACATTCTTGAAACCCTGTTGAGGGAAAGGGCAGACACGTACCTGATAATCGGAAATTCCAGTGATGCTGATCTCTATTATGCAACTGAATTCCTGGCGGCAGATCCGTTTTCCTACATGCAGACAAAACAATCAAAGGAGCTGTTACTTGTTTCCAGCATGGAACTCGGGAGAGCCAGGAATGAATCCCGAATTACAAATATCCTGACACTGGAAGATTGTGATTTCCGGAAGAAAGTGAAAGAAACCGGTGATTCCTCTCGTGCGTATGCGGAATGTTTGGCCGGCATACTCCAGAATGAAGGTGTAAGGACTATTTGTGTTCCCTATGATTTCCCTTATTACACCGCACAGGTTCTCAAGGAAAATGGGTTTTCAATCATCAGTACAAAAAGCCCTTTCAAAACGATAAGAGCTGTTAAGGCCAAGGAAGAAGTTTCACTGGTCCGGGGAGTCCAGAAGGCCTGTGAAAAAGCTATGGAAAATGCCATTGATCTGATCCGGAATGCTGAAATCAGGGATGATGTTCTCTATAGTGACGATAAAGCCCTTACTTCTGAGACAGTGAGATATGAAATAGAAAAAACTCTTCTGGAATATGGATGTGAGGCTGATAGTACAATTGTGGCCGGAGGAGAAGGATCTTCAAACCCTCACTGGGCCGGAGAAGGAAAGCTAAGCGCAAACGACCCTATTGTCATTGATATTTTTCCGAGGCACAAGGTGCATCGCTATCATGCCGACATGACACGTACTGTTTTGAAGGGTGAAGCAAGCGAAAAACTTGTCAGCATGTACGAAGCCGTAAAAGCTGCGCAGGAAGCTGCCTTTAAAGTTCTGAAAAGCGGGGTGCTTGCAAGTGAAGTTCATACCGCTGTTTGCGATGAATTCAGGAAGCGCGGATATAATGTCGGTACAACTGAAGGATTCATGCATTCAACCGGTCACGGTGTAGGCATTGAAATCCATGAATTGCCTGCTGTCAGTACTCTGGATGTGACACTTGAAGCAGGAAATATCATCACCATTGAACCGGGGCTTTACTATCCGGAAATTGGCGGAATAAGGCTTGAAGACATGGTTGTTGTAACAGAAAACGGCTATGAAAACCTCACGAATTTTCCAAAGGAATTTGTACTATAA
- the cysD gene encoding sulfate adenylyltransferase subunit CysD: MAAAEESYRLSNLKTLEAESIGIMREVAAEFENPVMLYSVGKDSSVMAHLAIKAFYPKKVPFPLLHIDTGFKFPEMYEFRDSYTKKHNLDLKVHRNEEAIARGINPLSVGTVKCCAELKTKALLDGLNEGGYDAAFGGARRDEEKSRAKERIFSFRDKHGQWNPKDQKPELWNLFNSKIDPGESIRVFPLSNWTELDIWTYIYHENIEIVPLYFAKKRKVIEKHGQLIPVYTDEHKEEVKEVMCRFRTLGCHYCTGAVRSDADTLPKIIEEMMVARHSERITRVIDHDQDSSMEQKKKEGYF; encoded by the coding sequence ATGGCTGCAGCAGAAGAATCTTATCGGCTCTCTAATCTAAAAACACTCGAAGCAGAAAGTATAGGCATAATGAGGGAGGTCGCAGCAGAATTCGAAAATCCTGTGATGCTGTACTCGGTGGGGAAAGATTCCTCGGTTATGGCACATCTTGCAATCAAGGCTTTTTATCCGAAAAAAGTGCCATTTCCTTTACTACATATTGATACAGGGTTCAAGTTTCCTGAGATGTACGAATTCCGGGATTCCTATACAAAAAAGCACAATCTTGACCTGAAGGTTCACAGGAATGAAGAAGCCATTGCAAGGGGAATTAATCCTCTTTCAGTTGGGACTGTCAAGTGCTGCGCTGAACTGAAGACAAAAGCCCTTCTTGACGGCTTAAATGAAGGCGGCTATGATGCTGCTTTTGGAGGTGCCCGGAGAGATGAAGAGAAATCAAGGGCAAAGGAAAGGATTTTCTCATTCAGGGACAAGCATGGGCAATGGAATCCAAAGGATCAGAAACCCGAGTTATGGAATCTCTTTAATTCAAAAATAGATCCCGGGGAATCCATAAGGGTATTCCCGCTTTCAAACTGGACCGAACTTGATATCTGGACATATATTTACCACGAGAATATTGAGATTGTTCCTCTTTACTTTGCGAAGAAAAGAAAGGTTATCGAGAAACATGGTCAATTAATCCCGGTTTATACGGATGAGCACAAGGAAGAAGTCAAGGAAGTTATGTGCCGTTTCAGGACACTTGGATGTCATTACTGTACCGGTGCTGTGAGATCAGATGCAGACACTTTGCCAAAAATCATTGAGGAAATGATGGTTGCCCGTCACTCTGAACGTATTACAAGGGTGATAGATCACGATCAGGATAGTTCCATGGAACAAAAGAAGAAGGAGGGATACTTCTGA
- the cysN gene encoding sulfate adenylyltransferase subunit CysN, with amino-acid sequence MEQNQNIDLLRFATAGSVDDGKSTLIGRLLYDSKSIFEDQLNLIKTFSKTHRNQEIDYSLVTDGLKSEREQGITIDVAYRFYSTPKRRFIIADTPGHEQYTRNMATGASNASLALILIDARNGIVTQTKRHSFISSLLGIRDFVVAVNKMDLVDYSEEVFDSIVKEYNEFADKLSEESIYFIPISALKGDNVIERSENMPWYKGSTLLDYLENVNVSGGRNLTDFRFPVQYVNWGGGDDFRGYCGTISSGVIHKGDEVRVLPSGKTSQISRIVTYDGDLDYAFAPMAITLCLEDDIDISRGDVIAKSDDLPAITGSLEANIVWMDSDSMKIGKDYLIKHTTKTVKGSFTEVLHEFDPDDITEKSSEFLSLNEIGKVNLELKSPIFADIYSENKITGSFIVIDPHTNQTAAAGMITKYRQVSPAKGCESVKARVIRYSGDKKEDAQANYDRLSMQGTHCIYVDDELLQETLCRGVPVGSEEYSQAIDGLCEIVTRSGVSVVLCSESVRS; translated from the coding sequence ATTGAACAAAACCAGAATATTGACTTGCTGAGGTTTGCTACCGCTGGAAGCGTGGATGATGGAAAATCAACCCTTATTGGCAGGCTTCTGTATGATTCAAAGTCAATTTTCGAAGATCAGCTTAATTTAATCAAGACGTTCTCAAAAACCCACAGGAATCAGGAAATTGATTATTCCCTTGTAACCGATGGTCTCAAGTCAGAAAGGGAGCAGGGAATAACAATTGACGTCGCCTACAGGTTCTACTCAACCCCGAAAAGGCGCTTCATTATTGCTGATACTCCCGGGCATGAGCAATACACTAGAAACATGGCCACAGGAGCTTCAAATGCTTCTCTCGCATTGATTCTCATTGATGCCAGGAATGGAATTGTGACCCAGACAAAAAGGCACTCTTTTATTTCATCTCTTCTCGGGATTCGGGATTTTGTGGTTGCGGTCAACAAAATGGATCTCGTTGACTATTCGGAAGAAGTGTTTGATAGCATTGTAAAGGAGTACAATGAGTTTGCTGACAAGCTGTCAGAAGAATCAATTTATTTCATACCGATCAGTGCTCTCAAAGGTGACAATGTCATCGAGAGAAGTGAAAATATGCCCTGGTATAAGGGATCTACATTACTTGATTACCTGGAGAATGTAAATGTATCCGGTGGTCGCAACCTAACTGATTTCAGATTCCCTGTCCAGTATGTTAACTGGGGGGGTGGCGATGATTTCAGGGGCTATTGTGGAACAATTTCCTCCGGGGTTATTCACAAGGGAGATGAAGTAAGGGTTTTGCCATCAGGAAAAACAAGCCAAATCTCAAGGATTGTCACCTATGACGGGGATCTTGACTATGCTTTTGCTCCCATGGCGATAACTCTCTGCCTTGAGGATGATATTGACATAAGTCGCGGCGATGTTATTGCAAAAAGTGATGATCTCCCGGCGATAACTGGAAGTCTGGAAGCAAATATTGTCTGGATGGACAGCGACTCCATGAAAATCGGGAAGGACTATCTTATCAAGCATACCACTAAAACTGTGAAAGGAAGCTTTACGGAAGTTCTTCACGAATTTGATCCGGATGACATTACTGAAAAATCCTCAGAGTTCCTGAGTTTGAATGAAATCGGAAAGGTGAACCTTGAATTAAAGAGCCCGATATTTGCGGACATTTACTCTGAGAATAAGATTACAGGTTCATTCATTGTCATCGATCCACATACCAACCAGACTGCTGCTGCAGGCATGATTACAAAGTACCGTCAGGTATCTCCCGCCAAAGGATGCGAATCTGTAAAGGCCAGGGTTATCAGGTATTCCGGAGACAAAAAGGAAGATGCACAGGCAAATTATGATCGCCTTTCCATGCAGGGCACACATTGTATCTATGTGGATGACGAGTTGCTGCAGGAGACGCTTTGTAGGGGAGTTCCGGTTGGCAGTGAGGAGTATTCTCAGGCGATAGATGGTTTGTGCGAGATTGTTACTAGGTCAGGTGTGTCTGTGGTTTTGTGCTCTGAGAGTGTGCGGAGTTGA
- a CDS encoding NAD-dependent epimerase/dehydratase family protein produces MKALVTGCAGFIGSHITESLLEKGIEVVGIDCFTDYYPRRYKENNLKNAQKNKNFTLFEEDILSLEEFPEVDYIFHQAAQAGVRKSWGSDFSQYTSDNILVTQKLLEYYKNKSIKKFVYASSSSVYGDAGLPMKEDLLLKPVSPYGVTKLAAENLCYLYYKNYGIPTVSLRYFTVYGPRQRPEMAIHLFVKAILGNELITVYGDGKQTRDFTYVSDIVDANLKAAFGDVEGEVFNVGGGTKISVNELIRILEENIGMTANVEYIEKQKGDVNDTLADSNKIRILGWEPSVKIHEGIGNFVKWYKGLG; encoded by the coding sequence ATGAAAGCTCTTGTGACAGGCTGTGCTGGCTTTATTGGTTCTCACATAACTGAAAGTCTACTGGAAAAAGGGATTGAAGTTGTTGGAATTGATTGTTTTACAGATTATTATCCAAGAAGATATAAGGAAAACAACTTGAAAAATGCTCAAAAGAACAAAAATTTCACTCTTTTTGAGGAAGACATTTTGTCGTTAGAAGAGTTTCCGGAAGTAGATTATATTTTTCATCAAGCGGCACAGGCAGGAGTTCGAAAAAGCTGGGGTTCAGACTTTAGCCAATATACAAGTGATAATATCTTAGTAACACAAAAATTATTAGAATATTACAAAAACAAGTCAATTAAAAAGTTTGTTTATGCTTCTTCATCGTCTGTTTATGGGGATGCAGGGTTACCAATGAAAGAGGATTTGTTACTAAAACCTGTTTCTCCTTACGGCGTAACCAAGCTTGCCGCTGAAAATTTGTGCTATTTGTATTATAAGAATTATGGTATCCCAACGGTTTCACTAAGGTACTTTACGGTTTATGGTCCAAGACAGAGGCCTGAAATGGCAATTCATCTTTTTGTAAAAGCAATTCTTGGAAATGAACTAATAACAGTCTATGGCGATGGCAAACAAACGAGAGACTTTACTTATGTTAGTGACATTGTGGATGCAAATCTCAAAGCTGCATTTGGTGATGTAGAGGGGGAGGTTTTCAATGTCGGTGGGGGCACAAAGATTAGTGTCAATGAATTGATTAGGATACTTGAAGAAAACATTGGTATGACAGCCAATGTGGAATATATTGAAAAGCAGAAAGGAGACGTGAACGACACTCTTGCAGATTCAAACAAGATCAGAATACTTGGATGGGAACCAAGTGTTAAAATTCACGAAGGCATCGGAAATTTTGTAAAATGGTACAAGGGGTTGGGTTAA
- a CDS encoding flippase encodes MNDLHLSNSLKTIIRGSGIGFIGVFFGTFIGYISRMLIAQFLGPDGYGLISLGYSVMMISATISLMGLSTGVQRYIAYYSGKGDERRLKGTIVSSLKIIVPMSIFSMGVVLVGSDWISSNIFHEDNLKPVLIVFSIGIPFWTLSTFFNSIYIGFHQIKYQVYTMYLFKDSAKLLMILILLLLGYDVLGAAIGWIIAVIGMTILSFYFLTKKVLSPSIEKVKAISVDKELYYFSFPLIFAGLASLITGWTDTFMLGYFATSSEVGIYNAALPTSQLLRMVLSPIGQILFPVLATLYAERKLRHLGNIYSIVTKWIFSIVFPGFLLMVLFSNDILAILFGEAYVSGANALAILAFGVFISATVGPAQQIITVYGKTKTIMWGSSFTAIINIILNFLLIPLYGVSGAAIATSISITLVSIFHLIFAYRIGGTHPFRNSFIKPFVSALFAIIIVFEVSQRLNQSSFVALIFGTILFGIVYLLLIYLTKGFEEEDLMLLSDLNEKLNIKASWITKAINKFPSSRKP; translated from the coding sequence ATGAATGATCTCCATTTAAGCAATTCCCTTAAGACAATCATAAGAGGATCGGGAATTGGTTTTATAGGTGTTTTTTTCGGAACCTTTATTGGTTACATATCAAGGATGCTAATAGCTCAGTTTTTGGGACCGGACGGATATGGTCTCATATCCCTTGGCTATTCAGTCATGATGATCTCAGCAACGATTTCATTAATGGGTTTGAGCACTGGCGTCCAGAGATATATCGCATATTATAGCGGAAAAGGAGACGAAAGAAGACTAAAAGGGACAATAGTATCTTCATTGAAAATAATTGTTCCAATGAGTATCTTCTCAATGGGAGTTGTTTTAGTAGGCTCTGATTGGATCTCCAGCAACATATTTCATGAAGACAACTTAAAACCAGTATTAATAGTATTTTCGATTGGCATCCCATTTTGGACACTATCAACTTTTTTCAACTCTATATACATCGGATTCCATCAAATTAAATACCAAGTATACACAATGTATCTGTTTAAAGATTCAGCCAAATTATTAATGATCCTTATTCTTTTACTATTAGGGTACGATGTATTGGGGGCTGCTATTGGTTGGATTATTGCAGTAATAGGGATGACTATTTTATCCTTCTACTTCCTTACAAAAAAAGTATTATCACCTTCTATAGAAAAAGTAAAAGCTATTTCAGTGGATAAGGAACTCTATTATTTCTCTTTTCCTTTAATTTTTGCAGGACTAGCGAGTTTGATAACGGGTTGGACAGATACATTTATGCTTGGATATTTTGCAACTTCCTCAGAAGTTGGCATATATAATGCAGCTTTACCAACATCCCAACTATTACGCATGGTGTTAAGTCCAATTGGGCAAATACTATTTCCAGTATTAGCAACACTGTACGCTGAAAGAAAATTGAGACATCTGGGAAACATATATTCTATTGTCACAAAATGGATATTTTCTATTGTATTTCCAGGTTTTTTATTAATGGTACTGTTTTCAAATGATATTTTGGCAATTTTGTTTGGTGAGGCTTATGTGTCAGGAGCAAATGCGCTTGCAATATTAGCATTCGGAGTGTTTATCTCAGCAACAGTAGGGCCAGCACAGCAAATCATAACAGTGTATGGAAAAACAAAAACTATCATGTGGGGCAGTTCGTTCACAGCAATTATAAATATAATTTTAAATTTCTTATTAATACCGCTCTATGGGGTTAGCGGAGCTGCAATTGCAACGTCTATCTCAATCACATTAGTTAGCATATTTCATCTGATCTTTGCATATCGAATTGGAGGAACTCATCCTTTCAGAAACTCGTTTATAAAGCCCTTCGTATCTGCACTATTTGCGATAATAATCGTGTTTGAAGTTTCTCAACGATTGAACCAAAGTTCATTTGTGGCATTAATTTTTGGAACTATATTGTTTGGCATTGTGTATTTACTTTTAATTTATTTAACAAAGGGATTTGAAGAAGAAGACTTAATGTTATTGAGTGATCTAAATGAGAAGTTAAACATAAAAGCGAGTTGGATTACAAAGGCAATTAATAAGTTTCCGTCTAGCAGAAAACCCTAA
- a CDS encoding glycosyltransferase → MLPRNGLFFISDYRDVTCDPGRDPSFWILKALNKDASFDVHSTANTISYRHCFENIDFLPLNFRGSINIQIPKYNYSIYKAYKKVESKVNVIHHCEKFQYEKGYNLIPLLSNLDDKNLIIGPVQFPHKVFENDYLVGKAGLERIIHKSVFKSKYLLNPLFSTLFKKTIMDADKVIVPNQYVKKSVKKYVSPKDIKIINYGVDLELYNNYSYCADENNFKIVFPSMAIERKGVEYLLNAISILKNDYPSVKLCLLSNGYLINMYKKMSEEMGISENVFFYGTMSKKDYLDFLSGCRILCLPTLSEGYGWTILDALCLGVPVVTTDKCGCPELFENGNIGSIVKSGDSYALAEAISKLFENYDLCKKLSENGLRKREQYDYGKIVFEYLELYEQFK, encoded by the coding sequence ATGTTGCCAAGAAATGGACTTTTTTTCATATCCGATTATCGAGACGTAACTTGTGATCCAGGAAGAGATCCATCTTTTTGGATATTAAAAGCTCTTAATAAAGATGCAAGCTTCGATGTCCACAGTACAGCAAATACTATTTCCTACAGGCATTGTTTTGAAAACATTGATTTTTTACCTCTCAATTTTAGGGGCAGTATCAACATTCAGATCCCAAAATATAACTATTCTATTTATAAAGCATATAAGAAAGTTGAAAGCAAAGTGAATGTCATTCACCATTGCGAGAAATTTCAGTATGAAAAGGGATACAATTTAATCCCTTTATTATCTAATTTGGACGATAAGAATTTAATTATTGGCCCGGTGCAATTCCCCCACAAAGTTTTTGAGAATGACTATCTTGTTGGAAAAGCAGGGCTGGAAAGAATAATTCATAAATCTGTTTTCAAAAGCAAATATCTATTGAACCCCCTATTTAGTACATTGTTTAAGAAAACTATCATGGATGCTGATAAAGTAATTGTTCCAAATCAATATGTAAAAAAATCAGTGAAAAAATATGTCTCTCCAAAAGACATAAAGATAATCAACTATGGTGTTGATTTAGAACTTTATAATAATTATTCGTACTGCGCAGATGAAAACAATTTTAAAATTGTTTTCCCAAGCATGGCAATTGAGAGAAAAGGCGTTGAATACTTGCTGAACGCAATATCCATTTTAAAAAATGATTACCCCTCTGTGAAATTATGCCTTCTATCAAATGGATATTTAATAAATATGTATAAGAAAATGTCTGAAGAAATGGGCATTTCTGAAAATGTATTTTTCTATGGAACTATGAGCAAAAAAGACTATCTCGATTTTTTATCTGGATGCAGAATTTTGTGCTTACCTACCTTATCTGAAGGCTACGGCTGGACGATATTAGATGCGTTGTGTTTGGGCGTTCCAGTTGTTACAACTGATAAATGTGGATGTCCAGAACTATTTGAAAATGGAAATATTGGTTCCATTGTTAAAAGTGGAGATTCATATGCATTAGCAGAAGCTATATCCAAGTTATTTGAGAACTATGATTTATGCAAGAAGCTGAGTGAGAATGGACTTAGAAAGAGAGAACAATATGACTATGGGAAAATCGTTTTTGAGTATTTGGAATTATATGAACAATTTAAGTGA
- a CDS encoding UDP-N-acetylglucosamine 4,6-dehydratase family protein: MIELRDFYKGKTILVTGGVGSIGSEIVRSILKYEPKAVRVLDTNETGLFDLDQELKSEKIRLLVGDIKDKERLRRAIENVDVVFHAAALKHVPLCEYNPFEAVKTNAVGTQNLIDVALDGGVRKFVTISTDKAVNPINVMGATKLLAERLTVSANLYKGKHETAFSCVRFGNVTHTRGSVIPLFMKQIQSGSPLTVTNMDMTRFIMSIKEASELVLKVPEMSKGGEIFILKMPSMRMDDLANAMIEEFSSKYGYDQKDIGIQIIGKRAGEKLFEELMSEDESTNAFEDENMFIILPEAMIAEDDIPATFKKVLDTEYSSENAKLLTKEELKRVLTE, encoded by the coding sequence GTGATTGAATTACGCGATTTCTACAAAGGCAAAACTATTCTCGTAACAGGCGGTGTTGGTTCAATTGGAAGTGAGATTGTAAGAAGTATCCTTAAGTATGAACCCAAAGCTGTAAGAGTTTTAGATACAAATGAAACTGGATTGTTTGATCTGGATCAAGAATTAAAATCTGAAAAGATAAGATTATTAGTTGGGGACATCAAAGACAAAGAGAGATTAAGAAGAGCAATTGAAAATGTTGACGTGGTTTTCCATGCTGCTGCCTTAAAACATGTTCCCCTTTGTGAATATAATCCTTTTGAAGCTGTTAAAACGAATGCTGTTGGAACGCAAAATCTTATTGATGTTGCACTTGATGGTGGAGTCAGAAAGTTTGTTACTATAAGTACGGATAAAGCAGTAAATCCAATAAACGTAATGGGTGCTACAAAATTATTAGCTGAACGCTTAACGGTTTCTGCCAATTTGTATAAAGGTAAACACGAAACGGCATTCTCTTGTGTCCGCTTTGGCAATGTGACACACACTAGGGGTTCGGTTATTCCACTTTTCATGAAGCAGATCCAAAGCGGATCACCTTTAACTGTTACAAATATGGATATGACTCGATTTATTATGAGCATAAAAGAGGCTTCTGAATTAGTATTAAAAGTTCCTGAAATGTCTAAAGGGGGAGAAATTTTCATTCTTAAAATGCCTTCAATGCGGATGGATGACTTGGCAAATGCAATGATTGAAGAATTTTCTTCTAAATATGGCTACGACCAGAAGGATATCGGGATACAAATTATAGGAAAAAGGGCCGGAGAAAAATTATTCGAGGAGTTAATGTCGGAAGATGAATCGACCAATGCCTTCGAAGATGAAAACATGTTCATCATTTTGCCAGAGGCTATGATTGCCGAAGATGACATTCCGGCGACCTTTAAAAAAGTGCTCGATACCGAATATTCATCCGAAAATGCGAAACTGCTTACCAAAGAAGAATTGAAAAGGGTATTAACAGAATAA